One Polypterus senegalus isolate Bchr_013 chromosome 10, ASM1683550v1, whole genome shotgun sequence DNA segment encodes these proteins:
- the LOC120538399 gene encoding myosin regulatory light polypeptide 9 yields MSSKRAKGKTTKKRPQRATSNVFAMFDQSQIQEFKEAFNMIDQNRDGFIDKEDLHDMLASLGKNPTDDYLEGMMSEAPGPINFTMFLTMFGERLNGTDPEDVIRNAFACFDEEGSGFIHEDHLRELLTTMGDRFTDEDVDELFREAPIDKKGNFNYAEFTRILKHGAKDKDDM; encoded by the exons ATGTCCAGCAAACGTGCCAAGGGAAAGACCACGAAGAAGCGCCCCCAGCGGGCTACTTCCAATGTCTTTGCCATGTTTGACCAGTCACAGATCCAGGAGTTTAAGGaggcattcaacatgattgaccAGAACCGAGATGGCTTCATTGATAAAGAGGATCTGCACGATATGCTTGCCTCACTAG GTAAGAATCCAACAGATGACTACTTGGAGGGGATGATGAGTGAAGCACCAGGCCCCATCAACTTCACCATGTTTCTCACAATGTTTGGCGAGCGACTTAACGGAACTGACCCAGAGGATGTGATACGGAACGCCTTTGCCTGCTTTGATGAAGAGGGCTCAG GTTTCATTCATGAAGATCATCTCCGTGAACTCCTGACCACCATGGGTGATCGTTTCACAGATGAAGATGTTGATGAGCTCTTCCGTGAAGCACCTATTGATAAGAAGGGCAATTTCAACTATGCCGAGTTCACACGCATCTTGAAGCATGGTGCTAAAGACAAAGATGATATGTAA